A window of Calonectris borealis chromosome 3, bCalBor7.hap1.2, whole genome shotgun sequence contains these coding sequences:
- the CHGB gene encoding secretogranin-1 translates to MGPLALLGLLGAAALAGVSAVPVEKDQIEEMVTRCIVEVLSNALSKPNAPPINPECKEILKKSGRNDRERSENKQLEVRNLKDLAEVEKHHTGSVEKEQSQAEEESKKYMKGSDEEKLAHEEVKSKEEEYGHHTPIQEETLHTEEKKHYQEIRREEEKSYHSEEASKESKRRDEEVEHAVLNKKSHSGGMSTEEFPGGNDQRPVGHWHSEEGMQSPYKRIREGEEGEAEEERSEKYHRESKERDFSHQQEHEESDESEETEEEKQPYKSKHYHGKHRMGDSSEEKGHGREKEELAEESNAEEVHLWDKRNHHQKHHEESEQQREEKSGYHGRHGSDEVEEKRRADQGSEEYRERWQQSEESSEEENKRHRHSEESNEKWREERRHHDGSPEVRRHHSEGRTYVGDESEEELDRYLSGGSKEKQHRAGGRFRLWDNEDEGSQKAYARERKGQARRHYSTEDSVEQQRYPGNSEEEEEEVEKKHHSSDQMENEEENMEEGRYAEREEYRSRLPAENEKRATASYSPFYPLLWWKSRHFEKRDSAGEQLLEGREEGRPTLNEKSFFPEYNDYDWWEKKQILSALNHGRTEKRNLGKTNRYDMKRHYDKMDQLAQLLNYRKKSAEFPELYNSGEDMKKRHVIRNDRGSLSQRPLTEEEEKELENLAAMDLELQKIAEKFNDNRRG, encoded by the exons ATGGGCCCGCTGGCGCTGCTCGGCCTCCTGGGGGCCGCCGCCCTGGCAG gtGTCAGCGCAGTTCCAGTGGAAAAAGACCAAATTGAAGAAATG GTAACACGGTGCATAGTGGAAGTTCTGTCCAATGCTCTATCTAAGCCAAACGCACCACCGATTAATCCTGAATGcaaagaaatcctgaaaaaaa GTGGTAgaaatgacagagagagaagcGAAAACAAACAACTTGAAGTGAGGAATTTGAAAGACCTAGCAGAGGTTGAAAAACATCATACTGGGAGTGTGGAGAAAGAACAAAGTCAGGCAGAAGAGGAATCTAAAAAGTACATGAAAGGAAGTGATGAGGAGAAACTTGCTCACGAGGAAGTTAAAAGCAAGGAAGAGGAGTATGGACACCACACACCTATTCAAGAGGAGACACttcatacagaagaaaagaaacactatCAGGAAAttagaagagaggaggagaagagctaccaCAGTGAAGAAGCAAGCAAAGAGAGCAAGCGTCGTGACGAAGAGGTAGAGCATGCTGTGCTCAACAAGAAGTCCCACTCTGGAGGCATGAGCACAGAGGAGTTCCCTGGTGGGAATGATCAGCGCCCCGTGGGCCACTGGCATTCGGAGGAGGGAATGCAGAGCCCTTACAAAAGAATTCGTGAAGGTGAAgagggagaggcagaggaagaaagaagtgaaaaatatcACCGTGAGTCTAAGGAACGTGATTTCTCCCATCAGCAAGAGCATGAAGAATCTGATGAGAGTgaagaaacagaggaggaaaagcaaccCTACAAATCCAAACATTACCATGGGAAGCATAGAATGGGTGACTCCTCTGAAGAGAAGGGCCATGGTCGTGAGAAAGAGGAACTAGCTGAGGAATCAAACGCAGAGGAGGTCCATCTCTGGGACAAAAGGAACCACCACCAGAAACATCATGAAGAGTCTGAGCAGCAGCGTGAGGAGAAGAGTGGTTATCATGGGAGGCACGGGTCTGACGAGGTGGAGGAGAAGAGGCGTGCAGACCAGGGAAGCGAGGAGTACAGAGAAAGGTGGCAGCAGAGTGAAGAGagcagtgaagaagaaaacaagaggcaTCGCCACAGTGAAGAAAGTAATGAGAAATGGCGTGAGGAGAGGAGACACCATGATGGATCACCTGAGGTGAGGAGGCACCATTCTGAGGGAAGGACGTATGTTGGAGATGAAAGTGAGGAAGAGCTGGACAGGTATCTCAGcggtggcagcaaggagaagCAGCATCGTGCTGGAGGGAGATTCCGCTTGTGGGACAATGAAGATGAAGGGTCGCAGAAAGCGTACGCTCGAGAGCGCAAAGGGCAGGCCAGAAGACACTACAGCACTGAGGACAGTGTAGAGCAGCAGCGCTACCCTGGCaacagtgaggaggaggaggaggaagtagaAAAGAAGCATCACAGCAGTGATCAGATGGAAAATGAAGAGGAGAATATGGAGGAGGGAAGATATGCAGAGAGGGAAGAGTACAGAAGCCGTCTCCCTGCAGAGAATGAGAAGAGAGCCACGGCATCCTACAGCCCTTTCTACCCACTGCTGTGGTGGAAAAGCCGGCACTTTGAGAAAAGGGACAGCGCAGGAGAGCAGCTTCtggagggcagagaggaaggCAGGCCCACCCTGAATGAGAAGAGTTTTTTCCCCGAATATAATGACTATGACTggtgggagaaaaagcaaatccTAAGTGCTCTGAACCACGGACGCACCGAGAAGAGGAATCTTGGCAAAACGAACAGATACGATATGAAAAGGCACTACGACAAGATGGATCAACTCGCACAACTTCTGAATTACAGGAAGAAATCAGCTGAATTCCCAGAGTTGTACAATTCTGGAGAAGACATGAAAAAACGTCACGTAATCAGGAATGACAGAGGCAGTCTGAGCCAGAGGCCTCTGACAGAAGAGGAG gaaaaagaactggaaaaccTGGCCGCTATGGATTTGGAGCTGCAGAAAATCGCTGAGAAGTTTAATGACAACAGGAGAGGCTGA